In Cygnus olor isolate bCygOlo1 chromosome 12, bCygOlo1.pri.v2, whole genome shotgun sequence, one DNA window encodes the following:
- the LOC121076587 gene encoding hepatocyte nuclear factor 4-beta-like isoform X3, translating to MKLCQSIMDMDMPDYVDSLDSSYTMLEFENLRVLPNNAETSNGPCSLPAETIAAESANTNVLANGIGSLCSICGDRATGKHYGASSCDGCKGFFRRSVRKNHVYSCRFSRQCVIDKDKRNQCRYCRLKKCFRAGMKKEAVQNERDRISIRRSSYEDNGSLSINVLTQAEAMAQQYASLSPVHSADIAMKKVATINDVCESMKQQLLVLVEWAKYIPAFCELPLDDQVALLRAHAGEHLLLGVAKRSIPYTDFLLLGNDFIIPMHCPELEIARVATRILDELVKPLRDIQIDDNEYACLKAIIFFDPDCKGLSEPGKVKNMRFQVQVNLEDYINDRQYDSRGRFSDILLLLPPLQSITWQMIEQVQFVKLFGVARIDSLLQEMLLGGSTIDLQYQSGPPSLNLEPLPGHVLPSSMSSVIHTVPDPSPEPSLPSPSTSTGSEDYKLGPSAGPSAVAQLLPQTVIPKQEIL from the exons AGACGTCTAATGGGCCCTGTTCTCTGCCCGCAGAGACCATCGCAGCCGAATCAGCAAACACCAACGTGCTCGCCAATGGCATCGGCTCCCTCTGCTCCATCTGCGGGGACCGGGCGACCGGCAAACACTACGGGGCGTCCAGCTGCGATGGCTGCAAAGGTTTCTTCAGGAGGAGTGTCCGCAAGAACCACGTCTATTCCTGCAG GTTCAGCCGACAGTGTGTGATAGACAAAGACAAGAGGAACCAGTGCAGGTACTGCAGGCTGAAGAAGTGCTTCAGAGCTGGCATGAAGAAGGAAG CCGTGCAGAACGAGCGGGACAGGATCAGCATCCGCCGGAGCAGCTACGAGGACAACGGCTCGCTGTCCATCAACGTGCTCACCCAGGCCGAGGCCATGGCGCAGCAG TACGCGTCGCTGAGCCCGGTGCACAGCGCGGACATTGCCATGAAGAAGGTTGCGACAATCAACGACGTGTGCGAGTCCAtgaaacagcagctcctggtgctggtcGAATGGGCAAAATACATCCCGGCGTTTTGTGAGCTGCCGCTGGACGACCAG GTCGCCTTGCTCAGAGCCCACGCAGGGGAACACCTGCTCCTGGGGGTAGCCAAGCGATCCATACCGTACACTGATTTTCTATTACTAG GGAATGACTTCATCATCCCCATGCACTGCCCGGAGCTGGAAATCGCTCGCGTGGCCACCAGGATCTTGGATGAGCTGGTGAAGCCCTTGCGGGACATCCAGATCGATGACAACGAGTATGCTTGCCTTAAAGCCATCATCTTCTTCGATCCAG ACTGCAAAGGCCTGAGTGAGCCCGGGAAGGTGAAGAACATGCGATTCCAGGTCCAAGTCAACCTGGAGGACTACATCAATGACCGCCAGTATGACTCCCGAGGCCGGTTCAGCGacatcctcctcctgctgccgccGCTGCAGAGCATCACCTGGCAGATGATAGAGCAGGTCCAGTTTGTGAAGCTCTTTGGCGTGGCGAGGATCGACAGCttgctgcaggagatgctgctgggag GATCCACCATCGACCTCCAGTACCAGTCCGGACCTCCCAGCCTCAACCTGGAACCGCTGCCAGGACACGTCCTCCCAAGCAGCATGAGCTCTGTGATTCACACTGTCCCAGACC CATCTCCTGAACCATCCCTTCCATCTCCTTCTACAAGCACAGGCAGTGAAGACTATAAACTAGGCCCTAGCGCAGGCCCCAGCGCTGTAGCGCAGCTCTTGCCTCAGACAGTTATACCCAAGCAGGAGATTTTATAG
- the LOC121076587 gene encoding hepatocyte nuclear factor 4-beta-like isoform X1, which yields MKLCQSIMDMDMPDYVDSLDSSYTMLEFENLRVLPNNAETIAAESANTNVLANGIGSLCSICGDRATGKHYGASSCDGCKGFFRRSVRKNHVYSCRFSRQCVIDKDKRNQCRYCRLKKCFRAGMKKEAVQNERDRISIRRSSYEDNGSLSINVLTQAEAMAQQYASLSPVHSADIAMKKVATINDVCESMKQQLLVLVEWAKYIPAFCELPLDDQVALLRAHAGEHLLLGVAKRSIPYTDFLLLGNDFIIPMHCPELEIARVATRILDELVKPLRDIQIDDNEYACLKAIIFFDPDCKGLSEPGKVKNMRFQVQVNLEDYINDRQYDSRGRFSDILLLLPPLQSITWQMIEQVQFVKLFGVARIDSLLQEMLLGGSTIDLQYQSGPPSLNLEPLPGHVLPSSMSSVIHTVPDPSPEPSLPSPSTSTGSEDYKLGPSAGPSAVAQLLPQTVIPKQEIL from the exons AGACCATCGCAGCCGAATCAGCAAACACCAACGTGCTCGCCAATGGCATCGGCTCCCTCTGCTCCATCTGCGGGGACCGGGCGACCGGCAAACACTACGGGGCGTCCAGCTGCGATGGCTGCAAAGGTTTCTTCAGGAGGAGTGTCCGCAAGAACCACGTCTATTCCTGCAG GTTCAGCCGACAGTGTGTGATAGACAAAGACAAGAGGAACCAGTGCAGGTACTGCAGGCTGAAGAAGTGCTTCAGAGCTGGCATGAAGAAGGAAG CCGTGCAGAACGAGCGGGACAGGATCAGCATCCGCCGGAGCAGCTACGAGGACAACGGCTCGCTGTCCATCAACGTGCTCACCCAGGCCGAGGCCATGGCGCAGCAG TACGCGTCGCTGAGCCCGGTGCACAGCGCGGACATTGCCATGAAGAAGGTTGCGACAATCAACGACGTGTGCGAGTCCAtgaaacagcagctcctggtgctggtcGAATGGGCAAAATACATCCCGGCGTTTTGTGAGCTGCCGCTGGACGACCAG GTCGCCTTGCTCAGAGCCCACGCAGGGGAACACCTGCTCCTGGGGGTAGCCAAGCGATCCATACCGTACACTGATTTTCTATTACTAG GGAATGACTTCATCATCCCCATGCACTGCCCGGAGCTGGAAATCGCTCGCGTGGCCACCAGGATCTTGGATGAGCTGGTGAAGCCCTTGCGGGACATCCAGATCGATGACAACGAGTATGCTTGCCTTAAAGCCATCATCTTCTTCGATCCAG ACTGCAAAGGCCTGAGTGAGCCCGGGAAGGTGAAGAACATGCGATTCCAGGTCCAAGTCAACCTGGAGGACTACATCAATGACCGCCAGTATGACTCCCGAGGCCGGTTCAGCGacatcctcctcctgctgccgccGCTGCAGAGCATCACCTGGCAGATGATAGAGCAGGTCCAGTTTGTGAAGCTCTTTGGCGTGGCGAGGATCGACAGCttgctgcaggagatgctgctgggag GATCCACCATCGACCTCCAGTACCAGTCCGGACCTCCCAGCCTCAACCTGGAACCGCTGCCAGGACACGTCCTCCCAAGCAGCATGAGCTCTGTGATTCACACTGTCCCAGACC CATCTCCTGAACCATCCCTTCCATCTCCTTCTACAAGCACAGGCAGTGAAGACTATAAACTAGGCCCTAGCGCAGGCCCCAGCGCTGTAGCGCAGCTCTTGCCTCAGACAGTTATACCCAAGCAGGAGATTTTATAG
- the LOC121076587 gene encoding hepatocyte nuclear factor 4-beta-like isoform X2, with protein MKLCQSIMDMDMPDYVDSLDSSYTMLEFENLRVLPNNAETIAAESANTNVLANGIGSLCSICGDRATGKHYGASSCDGCKGFFRRSVRKNHVYSCRFSRQCVIDKDKRNQCRYCRLKKCFRAGMKKEAVQNERDRISIRRSSYEDNGSLSINVLTQAEAMAQQYASLSPVHSADIAMKKVATINDVCESMKQQLLVLVEWAKYIPAFCELPLDDQVALLRAHAGEHLLLGVAKRSIPYTDFLLLGNDFIIPMHCPELEIARVATRILDELVKPLRDIQIDDNEYACLKAIIFFDPDCKGLSEPGKVKNMRFQVQVNLEDYINDRQYDSRGRFSDILLLLPPLQSITWQMIEQVQFVKLFGVARIDSLLQEMLLGGSTIDLQYQSGPPSLNLEPLPGHVLPSSMSSVIHTVPDQAKHGNPLPVTGPVGHTLS; from the exons AGACCATCGCAGCCGAATCAGCAAACACCAACGTGCTCGCCAATGGCATCGGCTCCCTCTGCTCCATCTGCGGGGACCGGGCGACCGGCAAACACTACGGGGCGTCCAGCTGCGATGGCTGCAAAGGTTTCTTCAGGAGGAGTGTCCGCAAGAACCACGTCTATTCCTGCAG GTTCAGCCGACAGTGTGTGATAGACAAAGACAAGAGGAACCAGTGCAGGTACTGCAGGCTGAAGAAGTGCTTCAGAGCTGGCATGAAGAAGGAAG CCGTGCAGAACGAGCGGGACAGGATCAGCATCCGCCGGAGCAGCTACGAGGACAACGGCTCGCTGTCCATCAACGTGCTCACCCAGGCCGAGGCCATGGCGCAGCAG TACGCGTCGCTGAGCCCGGTGCACAGCGCGGACATTGCCATGAAGAAGGTTGCGACAATCAACGACGTGTGCGAGTCCAtgaaacagcagctcctggtgctggtcGAATGGGCAAAATACATCCCGGCGTTTTGTGAGCTGCCGCTGGACGACCAG GTCGCCTTGCTCAGAGCCCACGCAGGGGAACACCTGCTCCTGGGGGTAGCCAAGCGATCCATACCGTACACTGATTTTCTATTACTAG GGAATGACTTCATCATCCCCATGCACTGCCCGGAGCTGGAAATCGCTCGCGTGGCCACCAGGATCTTGGATGAGCTGGTGAAGCCCTTGCGGGACATCCAGATCGATGACAACGAGTATGCTTGCCTTAAAGCCATCATCTTCTTCGATCCAG ACTGCAAAGGCCTGAGTGAGCCCGGGAAGGTGAAGAACATGCGATTCCAGGTCCAAGTCAACCTGGAGGACTACATCAATGACCGCCAGTATGACTCCCGAGGCCGGTTCAGCGacatcctcctcctgctgccgccGCTGCAGAGCATCACCTGGCAGATGATAGAGCAGGTCCAGTTTGTGAAGCTCTTTGGCGTGGCGAGGATCGACAGCttgctgcaggagatgctgctgggag GATCCACCATCGACCTCCAGTACCAGTCCGGACCTCCCAGCCTCAACCTGGAACCGCTGCCAGGACACGTCCTCCCAAGCAGCATGAGCTCTGTGATTCACACTGTCCCAGACC AGGCAAAGCACGGCAACCCCCTGCCTGTCACCGGACCTGTCGGTCACACTCTTTCCTGA